Proteins from a genomic interval of Lolium perenne isolate Kyuss_39 chromosome 1, Kyuss_2.0, whole genome shotgun sequence:
- the LOC127331562 gene encoding F-box protein At1g11270-like produces MAAEKYFSTDVLLDILQRLPPSSRRRARLVCQHWRNIVDDRTTEMQSRGKPLIWDTCSAEAYLVSNLSEPWKATCKGMADPANYFRGGTQMVGTCNGLLCLCSNKEPGGAVTVVNPATRQKLPVPPLRPKGLVVERHVWPEWDKAYSFGYHPITGQYKVVHVPCSFDGVVYEFDRVHVLTLGEAAWREVPVIPGGAKCNLNAGIISVDGATHWFTGGHSPTVISVDLRSERITSTRPLSAALPAGRDRYHLTEVHGRLGFDVCDGSVTTEVWVLDNETWTCRYTFRRQDIPRPHFAYGEYVLTRESSSFYGHQRKATLVPLGGTVGHVGRAKGTLVAKMKGECYCYRTFVYVKTTEPLNCFT; encoded by the coding sequence ATGGCGGCAGAAAAGTACTTCTCCACGGACGTGCTGCTGGACATCCTGCAGCGGCTGCCACCGAGCTCCcgccgccgcgcccgcctcgTCTGCCAGCACTGGCGGAACATCGTCGATGACCGCACGACGGAGATGCAGAGCCGCGGCAAGCCCCTCATCTGGGACACCTGCTCCGCTGAAGCCTACCTCGTCAGCAACCTCTCGGAGCCATGGAAGGCGACCTGCAAAGGCATGGCGGATCCCGCCAATTACTTCCGAGGAGGCACGCAGATGGTCGGCACGTGCAACGGGCTGCTTTGCCTGTGCAGCAACAAGGAGCCTGGTGGCGCCGTCACGGTGGTTAACCCCGCCACTAGGCAGAAGCTTCCTGTCCCGCCGTTGCGGCCCAAGGGGTTGGTTGTCGAGAGACATGTTTGGCCGGAGTGGGACAAGGCCTACAGCTTCGGATACCACCCCATCACCGGGCAGTACAAGGTGGTGCACGTCCCATGCAGCTTCGACGGCGTCGTTTACGAGTTCGACAGGGTGCATGTCCTCACTTTGGGGGAGGCGGCGTGGCGAGAGGTGCCGGTGATCCCCGGAGGCGCAAAGTGCAATCTGAATGCCGGAATCATCAGCGTCGATGGAGCGACCCACTGGTTCACCGGAGGCCACTCCCCGACAGTCATATCCGTTGACCTCCGAAGCGAGCGCATCACCTCCACCAGGCCGCTATCGGCTGCATTGCCGGCCGGGCGTGATCGATACCACCTGACGGAAGTGCACGGGAGGTTGGGTTTCGACGTCTGCGATGGCTCGGTGACCACGGAGGTGTGGGTTCTGGACAACGAGACGTGGACCTGCAGGTATACCTTTAGGCGACAGGACATCCCGCGGCCACATTTTGCCTATGGCGAGTATGTCTTGACGCGTGAGTCATCATCGTTTTATGGGCACCAGCGAAAAGCCACGTTGGTGCCCCTCGGGGGCACCGTTGGACATGTCGGTCGAGCCAAGGGCACGCTTGTTGCCAAGATGAAAGGCGAGTGCTACTGCTACCGAACATTCGTCTATGTCAAGACCACGGAGCCACTCAATTGTTTTACATAA
- the LOC127293876 gene encoding replication protein A 70 kDa DNA-binding subunit C, with protein sequence MQAPRLTSGAVKEIAELPKGLGTIQPVLQVADVRPITAKSAAGSDRFRMLVSDGVHSLQSMLSTDLNRFVTDGTLRLGSIVHLLEVMCSDIQGRRIIIVCKLDILQSECDMIGKPKIYETKSSREGQEPNLRANAVAPRVEQVANNLSYGEPYNGVHGTLDSSIGRTVRSGPNNVFFGSSHDTMSAQNTMHTDVVQPNPQQPFLNSHQSQRFAVPSTAGGLGPPDNTYVRPAQPSYQQPPPAYRNSGPVTKNEAGPRVTPISALNPYQGTWKIKARVTAKTHVNHYRNAQGPGKLFTFDLLDAHDGEIRAKCFKDAVDQFYDLIEVGKVYLISGGGPGALKPAQKQYNHLNNDFEISMDARTSVEVCSSDDNSIRSQRFNFRQISEIANMDIGTMLDLLGVVTSVGPSSTVTRKNGVKASKRVLQLKDMSGCSVETTFWGNFCDAEGQQLQLLCDSGSSPILALKSGRICDFNGRSVGTISSSCLKINPDGPEAERLRQWYITEGKNAAVTSLSVGMSSMCRTDVRTTIAQIKEEGMGKSEKPDWITVMGTVWNIKTDNFCYPACTGVVNGTRCTKKVTKDVDEMWQCESCEQSSQNCEYRYMLPCQIQDHTGSTTYATAFQDAGEEIIGLPAQDLFTIKNEDQDDEKFAEIIQRARYQHYLFKLKVKEETYNDEARVKCTIVKVQKLDDTATESRFLLAVIDGLLAEDGSGSTPAVNGGAAINAGFTSNNTYTMNMVFPNQFGQQASLYGGMPCTPSATRYAQTGYASRDSPVQANSYGPSAGGNTSTSLCYKCSQPGHFARDCLAQAAAPQRQIYGNGAATSGYNMQSYAGNF encoded by the exons ATGCAGGCGCCGCGGCTGACCTCGGGCGCGGTGAAGGAGATCGCGGAGCTCCCCAAAGGGCTGGGCACCATCCAGCCGGTGCTGCAGGTGGCGGACGTGCGGCCCATCACCGCCAAGAGCGCGGCGGGGTCAGACCGCTTCCGGATGCTCGTCTCCGACGGCGTGCACTCGCTGCAGTCCATGCTCTCCACCGACCTCAACCGCTTCGTCACCGACGGCACCCTCCGCCTCGGCTCCATCGTCCACCTCCTCGAAGTCATGTGCAGCGACATCCAGGGCCGCAG GATCATTATTGTTTGCAAACTTGATATTCTGCAAAGTGAGTGCGACATGATCGGGAAACCAAAGATTTACGAGACTAAAAGCTCACGTGAAGGCCAGGAGCCTAACTTACGGGCCAATGCAGTTGCCCCAAGGGTGGAACAGGTTGCTAACAATCTGTCATATGGTGAACCCTACAATGGTGTCCACGGCACATTGGACTCTTCGATTGGTCGGACAGTCAGATCTGGACCTAACAATGTGTTTTTTGGTAGTTCTCATGATACAATGTCAGCACAAAACACAATGCATACCGATGTTGTGCAGCCCAACCCTCAGCAGCCTTTTCTGAACTCTCATCAAAGCCAAAGGTTTGCAGTTCCTAGCACAGCTGGGGGCCTCGGCCCTCCTGACAATACTTATGTTCGTCCTGCACAGCCTTCGTATCAGCAGCCACCTCCAGCATATAGAAATAGTGGCCCAGTTACTAAGAATGAAGCTGGCCCTCGTGTTACCCCGATTTCTGCATTGAACCCATACCAAGGCACATGGAAGATAAAGGCTAGGGTGACTGCAAAGACTCATGTCAATCACTACAGAAATGCACAAGGTCCAGGAAAACTCTTCACTTTTGATCTCCTTGATGCACATGATGGAGAAATTCGTGCAAAATGTTTTAAAGATGCCGTTGATCAGTTCTATGACCTAATTGAGGTTGGTAAGGTGTACTTGATATCTGGAGGGGGCCCAGGGGCGCTGAAACCTGCGCAGAAGCAGTATAACCATTTGAACAATGACTTTGAAATCAGTATGGATGCTAGAACATCTGTAGAAGTTTGTTCTAGTGATGACAACAGCATCCGCAGTCAGCGTTTCAATTTCCGACAAATCAGCGAAATAGCGAACATGGATATAGGCACCATGCTAGATTTGCTTGGTGTTGTTACATCAGTTGGCCCTTCTTCTACAGtaacgaggaagaatggtgtgaaagCCTCGAAAAGAGTCCTCCAACTGAAGGACATGTCTGGTTGCAGCGTGGAAACAACCTTTTGGGGTAACTTCTGTGATGCTGAAGGTCAGCAGCTGCAGTTGCTGTGTGATTCTGGTTCGAGTCCTATACTTGCCCTGAAAAGTGGCCGCATTTGTGACTTCAACGGCAGGTCTGTGGGCACAATCAGCTCAAGCTGCTTAAAAATAAATCCAGACGGTCCTGAAGCAGAAAGGCTGAGGCAATGGTACATAACAGAAGGCAAAAATGCTGCTGTCACTTCGTTGTCTGTGGGAATGTCAAGCATGTGCCGGACTGATGTCCGAACTACTATTGCACAGATCAAGGAAGAAGGCATGGGAAAATCAGAGAAGCCAGACTGGATCACTGTTATGGGTACAGTTTggaacatcaagaccgacaatttTTGTTATCCAGCTTGCACCGGAGTGGTTAATGGTACCCGCTGCACTAAAAAGGTCACAAAAGATGTTGATGAGATGTGGCAATGCGAGAGCTGTGAACAGAGCTCTCAAAATTGCGAGTATAGGTACATGCTGCCATGTCAAATCCAGGACCACACCGGGTCTACTACGTATGCAACTGCATTCCAAGATGCTGGCGAGGAGATAATTGGCCTCCCAGCGCAAGATCTTTTCACGATAAaaaatgaagatcaagatgatgaaaAGTTTGCAGAAATCATACAGCGGGCCCGTTATCAGCATTACTTATTCAAACTGAAAGTTAAGGAAGAAACGTACAACGACGAAGCACGTGTGAAATGCACCATTGTTAAGGTTCAAAAATTGGATGACACGGCAACGGAGAGTCGCTTTCTTCTTGCAGTAATCGATGGCCTTTTGGCGGAGGATGGCTCAGGCTCAACCCCTGCGGTGAATGGCGGTGCTGCTATTAACGCTGGTTTCACATCCAATAATACCTACACCATGAATATGGTTTTCCCAAATCAGTTTGGGCAACAAGCGAGCTTATATGGTGGGATGCCTTGTACACCATCTGCAACACGATATGCACAGACTGGTTATGCCTCTAGGGACTCTCCAGTGCAGGCAAACTCCTACGGCCCTTCAGCTGGTGGCAACACCAGTACTAGTCTATGCTATAAGTGTAGTCAGCCTGGGCACTTCGCTAGAGACTGTCTGGCGCAGGCTGCTGCTCCCCAGCGCCAGATTTACGGAAACGGCGCCGCTACATCAGGATACAACATGCAGTCCTATGCTGGTAATTTCTGA
- the LOC127331554 gene encoding F-box protein At3g07870-like: MAAERYLSVDVLADILQRLPSISRRRARLVCRHWRDVVNKRTTEMQSHAKPLIWDDGDAYVIDDLSSTGSCRELWKRRVRSGVYRWWDGTGTRPSHLVGVCNGLLCVCVNEERAGGSLTVSNPATGEALAVPPLPCAGLFVGSHRREEIRWDEAYSFACHPMTGKYKVVHVPWSKERLFDLETVQVLTLGDTAWREVPAPAGGARCDVAAGVISIDGVTHWVKVGNATRIVSFDLEGECFASTTPLPAQPDRRNISYHLTEVHGRLGFVMMPDVWVLDQWRRWSRRYRLEEGIPRPHFVYGDYVLTTRSGKTEFFAHRPKGTPPKGWRLECDGVERVGHPDHGTLVAEMTRGYAQCRTFPYVETTEPLGVYETN; this comes from the coding sequence ATGGCGGCGGAGCGGTACTTGTCCGTGGACGTGCTGGCGGACATCCTGCAGCGGCTGCCGTCCATCTCCAGGCGACGGGCACGCCTGGTCTGCCGGCACTGGCGCGACGTCGTGAACAAGCGCACGACGGAGATGCAGAGCCACGCCAAGCCCCTGATCTGGGACGACGGCGACGCCTACGTGATCGACGACCTCTCGTCGACAGGGTCCTGCCGAGAGCTGTGGAAGAGGAGGGTGAGATCCGGCGTCTACCGCTGGTGGGATGGCACCGGCACACGCCCCTCCCATCTGGTCGGCGTCTGCAACGGCCTGCTCTGTGTCTGCGTCAACGAGGAGCGGGCCGGCGGCTCCCTCACGGTGTCCAACCCTGCCACCGGCGAGGCGCTGGCCGTTCCGCCGCTGCCGTGCGCCGGCCTTTTCGTGGGGAGCCACCGCAGGGAGGAGATCAGGTGGGACGAGGCGTACAGCTTCGCGTGCCATCCCATGACCGGGAAGTACAAGGTGGTGCACGTCCCGTGGAGCAAAGAACGGCTCTTCGACCTGGAGACGGTGCAGGTGCTCACGCTCGGGGACACGGCGTGGCGGGAGGTACCAGCCCCCGCCGGCGGTGCGAGGTGCGACGTCGCCGCTGGCGTCATCAGCATCGACGGCGTCACTCACTGGGTAAAGGTAGGCAATGCCACGAGGATCGTGTCGTttgatcttgaaggagaatgtttcgCCTCCACCACGCCGCTGCCTGCTCAGCCGGACAGGCGCAACATCAGCTACCACCTGACGGAGGTGCACGGGAGGCTGGGCTTTGTCATGATGCCCGACGTGTGGGTCCTGGATcagtggcggcggtggagccgcCGGTACAGGCTCGAGGAAGGCATCCCGCGGCCGCATTTTGTCTACGGCGATTATGTCCTCACGACGAGGTCGGGGAAGACGGAGTTTTTCGCACACCGGCCAAAAGGCACGCCACCAAAGGGCTGGAGGCTGGAATGCGATGGCGTGGAACGAGTCGGGCACCCGGATCATGGGACGCTCGTCGCCGAGATGACACGCGGCTATGCCCAATGCCGGACATTCCCCTATGTCGAGACCACAGAGCCACTCGGTGTTTATGAGACAAATTAA